From Passer domesticus isolate bPasDom1 chromosome 8, bPasDom1.hap1, whole genome shotgun sequence, a single genomic window includes:
- the FGF8 gene encoding fibroblast growth factor 8 isoform X1, with protein sequence MDPCSSLFSYVLMHLFVLCLQAQVTVQSPPNFTQHVREQSLVTDQLSRRLVRTYQLYSRTSGKHVQILDNKKINAMAEDGDVHAKLIVETDTFGSRVRIKGAATGFYICMNKKGKLIGKSNGKGKDCVFTEIVLENNYTALQNAKYEGWYMAFTRKGRPRKGSKTRQHQREVHFMKRLPKGHQTTEPHRRFEFLNYPFNRRSKRTRNSRAGP encoded by the exons ATGGACCCCTGCTCTTCGCTCTTCAGCTACGT GTTAATGCACTTGTTCGTCCTCTGCCTGCAAGCCCAG GTAACTGTTCAGTCCCCACCTAATTTTACACAGCATGtgagggagcagagcctggtgaCAGATCAGCTCAGCCGGCGGCTTGTCCGTACCTACCAGCTGTACAGCCGGACCAGCGGGAAACATGTGCAGATCTTGGACAACAAGAAAATCAATGCCATGGCAGAGGATGGGGATGTGCACG cCAAGCTCATCGTGGAGACAGACACCTTTGGGAGCCGCGTGCGTATCAAGGGGGCAGCCACAGGCTTCTACATCTGCATGAACAAGAAGGGCAAGCTGATTGGCAAG AGCAACGGCAAAGGCAAGGACTGTGTCTTCACGGAGATCGTGCTGGAGAACAACTACACGGCGCTGCAGAACGCCAAGTACGAGGGCTGGTACATGGCCTTCACCCGCAAGGGCCGCCCGCGCAAGGGCTCCAAGACCCGGCAGCACCAGCGCGAGGTGCACTTCATGAAGAGGCTTCCCAAGGGCCACCAGACCACCGAGCCCCACAGACGCTTTGAGTTCCTCAACTACCCCTTCAACCGGAGGAGTAAAAGGACTAGAAACTCCCGAGCGGGCCCTTGA
- the FGF8 gene encoding fibroblast growth factor 8 isoform X2 — translation MDPCSSLFSYVLMHLFVLCLQAQHVREQSLVTDQLSRRLVRTYQLYSRTSGKHVQILDNKKINAMAEDGDVHAKLIVETDTFGSRVRIKGAATGFYICMNKKGKLIGKSNGKGKDCVFTEIVLENNYTALQNAKYEGWYMAFTRKGRPRKGSKTRQHQREVHFMKRLPKGHQTTEPHRRFEFLNYPFNRRSKRTRNSRAGP, via the exons ATGGACCCCTGCTCTTCGCTCTTCAGCTACGT GTTAATGCACTTGTTCGTCCTCTGCCTGCAAGCCCAG CATGtgagggagcagagcctggtgaCAGATCAGCTCAGCCGGCGGCTTGTCCGTACCTACCAGCTGTACAGCCGGACCAGCGGGAAACATGTGCAGATCTTGGACAACAAGAAAATCAATGCCATGGCAGAGGATGGGGATGTGCACG cCAAGCTCATCGTGGAGACAGACACCTTTGGGAGCCGCGTGCGTATCAAGGGGGCAGCCACAGGCTTCTACATCTGCATGAACAAGAAGGGCAAGCTGATTGGCAAG AGCAACGGCAAAGGCAAGGACTGTGTCTTCACGGAGATCGTGCTGGAGAACAACTACACGGCGCTGCAGAACGCCAAGTACGAGGGCTGGTACATGGCCTTCACCCGCAAGGGCCGCCCGCGCAAGGGCTCCAAGACCCGGCAGCACCAGCGCGAGGTGCACTTCATGAAGAGGCTTCCCAAGGGCCACCAGACCACCGAGCCCCACAGACGCTTTGAGTTCCTCAACTACCCCTTCAACCGGAGGAGTAAAAGGACTAGAAACTCCCGAGCGGGCCCTTGA